The proteins below come from a single Patescibacteria group bacterium genomic window:
- a CDS encoding four helix bundle protein: MAKNYENLDVWKSSIVLNKDIYLITQDFPKEELYGLTSQIRRASVSVASNIAEGAGRASKPDFSRFINISLGSLNEVESLLFIARELKYLNSNKFNELKGSIEKLGAGLGAFKKYLSKE, encoded by the coding sequence ATGGCGAAAAATTATGAAAACTTAGATGTCTGGAAAAGTAGTATTGTACTTAACAAGGATATTTATTTGATAACTCAAGATTTTCCTAAGGAAGAATTGTATGGTCTAACTTCTCAGATTAGAAGAGCGTCAGTTTCGGTTGCTTCTAATATTGCGGAAGGTGCGGGTAGAGCTTCTAAGCCGGATTTTAGCAGATTTATTAATATTTCTTTAGGTTCGCTCAATGAGGTCGAGAGCCTGTTATTTATTGCGCGTGAATTGAAGTATTTGAATTCAAATAAATTTAATGAGCTTAAAGGTTCTATAGAAAAACTAGGTGCAGGACTGGGAGCTTTCAAAAAGTATTTATCTAAAGAATGA
- a CDS encoding GspE/PulE family protein gives MIATKQVTDALRKEGILSKETSHKLKEYEKLQMGNVLDFCIEQGMVPSSKLISLLQESHSLQVVDLNQVKIYPEVVKKLPSSICLEHLVLPFQEDKAYIYVAMARPENTELITYVKKSLKKDVAVYLANQRDIKQYLEETFNNSAESSKKAIDELIVRACRINNTPETMGQEAPIISLLNQMIIFGIKSEASDMHIEPREDSVAVRFRMDGMLHQFFTLPKELLAPIIARTKILSQIRIDEHMRPQDGRFSFDESGYKVAVRLSIIPTLHGQKASLRFLDTDNENLSLNTLGLEKNNRENLKKILGFTNGMVLITGPTGSGKTTTLYSLIKEINNQQVNISTIEDPIEYHLTGANQIQVNPHVDLNFASGLRSILRQDPDIIMIGEIRDKETATIAINAAMTGHLVLTSLHTNSAAAAIPRLLDMGVEPYLIASTLKAIIGQRLVRNICASCKTEFVVDSIPKELVEKYSATEKPIAAKGQGCPECLNTGYSGRTGIFEVLNVDEDIHDLIINRAHSSSIEAAAIAKNMKSMYEDGIIKVLNKQTTLEEVIRVTK, from the coding sequence ATGATTGCGACAAAACAGGTTACCGATGCCCTGAGAAAAGAGGGTATCTTATCCAAAGAAACATCGCATAAACTCAAGGAGTACGAAAAACTCCAGATGGGTAATGTTTTGGATTTTTGTATTGAGCAAGGCATGGTCCCGTCATCTAAGCTGATTTCATTACTGCAGGAATCTCATTCACTGCAGGTAGTTGATTTGAATCAGGTAAAAATATATCCGGAAGTGGTTAAAAAACTTCCTTCTTCAATTTGTCTGGAACATTTGGTACTGCCCTTCCAGGAAGATAAAGCATATATTTATGTGGCAATGGCCCGACCGGAAAATACGGAACTGATTACTTATGTAAAAAAGTCGCTGAAAAAGGATGTGGCGGTGTATCTGGCCAATCAGAGGGATATTAAACAATACCTGGAGGAAACATTTAATAATTCCGCGGAATCAAGTAAAAAAGCAATTGATGAACTGATTGTCAGGGCATGCCGGATAAATAACACGCCGGAAACAATGGGACAGGAAGCCCCGATCATTTCATTATTAAACCAGATGATAATCTTCGGTATAAAAAGCGAAGCAAGCGACATGCATATTGAGCCGCGCGAAGATTCAGTTGCTGTGCGTTTTCGCATGGACGGCATGCTGCACCAATTTTTCACCCTGCCGAAAGAACTGCTAGCTCCGATAATTGCGCGTACTAAAATATTATCTCAGATCCGTATTGACGAACATATGCGTCCACAGGACGGGAGATTCAGTTTTGACGAATCGGGATATAAAGTGGCGGTCCGTCTTTCTATCATCCCGACTCTGCACGGCCAGAAAGCATCCTTAAGATTTTTAGATACGGATAACGAGAACCTTTCGCTCAATACTTTGGGCCTGGAAAAAAACAATCGGGAAAATTTGAAAAAAATTCTTGGGTTTACCAATGGAATGGTTCTAATTACCGGCCCGACCGGCTCGGGTAAAACAACAACTTTGTATTCATTGATTAAAGAGATTAATAATCAGCAGGTTAATATTTCAACAATTGAAGATCCGATAGAATACCATCTGACCGGAGCGAACCAGATTCAGGTAAATCCGCATGTAGATTTGAATTTTGCGAGCGGTCTGCGTTCAATTTTGCGCCAGGATCCGGATATTATTATGATCGGAGAAATTCGGGACAAAGAAACTGCGACCATTGCCATTAATGCCGCGATGACCGGTCATTTAGTATTAACATCTTTACATACCAACAGCGCCGCCGCCGCAATCCCGAGACTTTTGGATATGGGTGTGGAGCCGTATTTAATAGCTTCCACCTTGAAAGCAATTATCGGCCAGCGTTTGGTGCGTAATATATGCGCATCCTGTAAAACGGAATTTGTTGTCGATTCAATTCCTAAAGAACTGGTAGAAAAATACTCTGCCACAGAAAAACCAATCGCTGCAAAAGGACAAGGGTGCCCTGAGTGTTTAAATACCGGATATTCAGGCCGAACCGGAATTTTCGAAGTTTTAAATGTCGATGAAGATATCCATGATCTGATTATTAATCGGGCACATTCTTCATCAATAGAAGCAGCTGCCATAGCAAAAAATATGAAATCGATGTATGAAGATGGAATAATCAAAGTACTTAATAAACAAACTACCTTAGAAGAGGTAATAAGGGTTACTAAATAA
- a CDS encoding type II secretion system F family protein, translating to MSNFEYTFIDLENTIHRGLARGWTKKRVSKQLSNEGNSVVTLVKIKNRNAIFQSMFRYISRIDRILFMRSLMTMMKAGLNLPDALASSREQNSNPNMKIIIADLEKAVNSGKTLSSALEKYKNVFSPVSIAMIRIGEHGGKLVDVLQFLTTQQESDYKLLRKIRNSLVYPALIFVTMIAIVAVMMVVVIPRIAAIYDDVSAELPLFTRALIAISNFIVSYGLLLAVGIALLIISFRLGITYSEKFKKSIHRMTLRLPMVGMVVRKLNLAMISRSLHMLTKSGVSIDQSLILASNAASNVVYRDAVRSGEVFVRRGVSLSDIFKGEPDLFLPLFQKMVSTGEKTGYLDDMLQHSAKYYDDDIQNWSDNLSTLIEPVMLLITGVLVGGLALAVMYPLWNFANIL from the coding sequence ATGAGCAATTTTGAATATACATTTATTGATCTGGAAAACACCATCCACCGTGGATTAGCACGGGGTTGGACCAAGAAAAGAGTCTCAAAACAACTGTCCAATGAAGGCAATTCAGTTGTTACTTTAGTAAAGATAAAAAATAGAAATGCAATTTTTCAGAGTATGTTCCGGTATATTTCCAGGATTGACCGTATTCTTTTCATGCGCAGTCTGATGACTATGATGAAAGCGGGACTTAATTTACCGGACGCGCTGGCATCATCCCGGGAACAGAACTCCAATCCGAACATGAAAATAATTATTGCGGATCTTGAAAAGGCTGTTAATTCGGGAAAAACACTTTCATCCGCACTGGAAAAATACAAAAATGTTTTTTCCCCAGTTTCAATTGCCATGATCAGAATCGGCGAACACGGAGGAAAACTAGTTGATGTTCTGCAATTTCTGACTACTCAGCAAGAGAGTGATTATAAATTACTCAGGAAGATCAGAAATTCTTTGGTATATCCGGCTCTTATTTTTGTAACAATGATTGCAATCGTGGCTGTGATGATGGTGGTGGTAATCCCGAGGATTGCAGCAATCTATGATGATGTTTCTGCGGAACTGCCATTATTCACCCGCGCATTGATTGCGATCAGTAACTTTATCGTAAGCTACGGTTTGCTTCTGGCAGTCGGAATTGCGTTATTGATAATTTCTTTTCGGCTTGGTATTACGTATTCCGAGAAATTCAAAAAATCAATCCATCGTATGACACTTCGTTTGCCGATGGTTGGAATGGTTGTTAGAAAATTAAATTTAGCAATGATTTCCAGATCTCTACATATGTTAACCAAGTCCGGCGTTTCAATTGATCAAAGCCTGATATTAGCCAGTAATGCCGCAAGCAATGTTGTCTATCGTGATGCTGTCCGGTCAGGTGAAGTTTTTGTCAGACGCGGTGTTTCACTTTCCGATATCTTTAAAGGCGAGCCGGATCTGTTTTTACCGTTATTTCAGAAGATGGTTTCAACCGGTGAAAAGACCGGTTATCTGGATGATATGCTTCAGCATTCGGCAAAATATTATGATGATGATATTCAGAATTGGAGCGATAATCTTTCAACGTTAATTGAACCGGTAATGCTCTTAATCACCGGCGTGCTGGTCGGCGGACTGGCCTTGGCAGTAATGTATCCGCTCTGGAACTTTGCAAACATATTATGA
- the pheS gene encoding phenylalanine--tRNA ligase subunit alpha, which translates to MKKTLEQLKQKALEEIQKINDSEGLKNLEIEYLGRKGKITKVLREIKDISDEMKPVIGKLANEIKNELADALKTAETKFSVNSEKDTDFFDPTLPGVRMQEGHLHPITQMLEKIWDVFRSMNFDIVEGPEIENDYYNFQALNVPADHPARDMQDTFYIKHEKKAPLDKYGELLLRTHTSSASQVRTMEKNKPPLRVIVTGKCYRRDEDISHTPMFHQFDGVAVDTDITFSDLKGTLHYAMREILEKDIKVRFRISYFPFVEPGAEFDISCTICDGKGCPTCKNTGWLEMGGCGMIHPNVLKAANYDPKKYQGFAFGFGIERPLMIKHKIADIRALFENDIRFLKQF; encoded by the coding sequence ATGAAAAAAACACTGGAACAACTGAAACAAAAAGCGCTGGAAGAAATCCAGAAAATTAACGACTCCGAAGGATTAAAAAATCTGGAGATCGAATATTTGGGCAGAAAAGGAAAAATTACTAAGGTACTGAGGGAAATAAAAGATATTTCGGACGAAATGAAACCGGTAATCGGCAAACTGGCCAATGAAATCAAAAATGAATTAGCTGACGCGCTGAAAACAGCGGAAACAAAATTTTCCGTAAATTCGGAAAAAGATACGGATTTTTTCGATCCCACTTTGCCTGGCGTCAGGATGCAGGAAGGACATCTTCATCCGATCACCCAGATGCTGGAAAAAATATGGGACGTTTTCCGTTCCATGAATTTTGATATTGTCGAAGGGCCGGAAATAGAAAATGATTATTACAATTTCCAGGCTTTGAATGTACCGGCGGACCATCCGGCACGTGATATGCAGGATACTTTTTATATAAAGCATGAAAAAAAAGCGCCTCTCGATAAATATGGCGAATTGCTGTTAAGAACCCATACTTCTTCCGCATCGCAGGTCAGAACGATGGAAAAAAACAAACCACCACTACGTGTGATTGTCACCGGCAAATGCTATCGCCGTGATGAAGATATTTCCCACACACCGATGTTCCACCAATTCGACGGTGTTGCAGTCGATACCGATATTACTTTTTCCGATCTGAAAGGAACGCTCCATTATGCCATGAGGGAGATTTTGGAAAAAGATATTAAGGTCCGTTTCAGAATTTCTTATTTTCCGTTTGTTGAACCGGGGGCGGAATTTGATATCTCCTGCACCATCTGTGACGGCAAAGGATGTCCGACCTGTAAAAATACCGGCTGGCTCGAGATGGGCGGTTGCGGGATGATCCATCCGAATGTTTTGAAAGCAGCTAATTACGATCCGAAAAAGTACCAGGGGTTTGCATTCGGCTTTGGCATTGAAAGACCTTTGATGATTAAACACAAAATTGCTGACATCCGCGCTTTGTTTGAAAATGATATCAGATTTTTAAAACAATTTTGA
- a CDS encoding vWA domain-containing protein encodes MKNNVVKNQQGSITILMVFFTMIVMFLFVFSNNVTATREKVITRNAIATEKAFYSAQTCIEEGYLQLRTDENYAGTTININGVECEVIPQHNAGVASGKLVGTGTFSESVRTVASYYADAGASTVRNDTTIYHIIDRSGSMDDDGNGCTVAGLYNPTDCTNNGGVWGPQPMIFAREAAKSFINEMDPAYDKIGVVHYDDVAGCDFIASADLSAARVAVDTVPDPDGGYTNIGDAIALATSNIVTYAPGTDIKVEIMLTDGVTNRPNNETYAEQFALDQANIADSNGILIFAIGLGSSVNEDFLRNDIATDPTMYFYAPSPEDLEGIYNQIANIILSYNISQDGWIEE; translated from the coding sequence ATGAAAAATAATGTTGTAAAGAATCAGCAAGGAAGCATAACCATTTTAATGGTCTTCTTTACAATGATAGTAATGTTTCTTTTTGTCTTTTCTAATAATGTTACCGCTACCAGGGAAAAAGTCATTACCCGTAATGCGATTGCGACAGAAAAAGCATTTTACTCGGCACAAACCTGCATTGAAGAAGGATATCTGCAATTACGCACAGATGAAAATTATGCCGGTACAACAATTAATATTAATGGAGTAGAATGCGAAGTAATTCCCCAGCATAATGCCGGTGTAGCTTCGGGCAAACTGGTTGGTACCGGAACATTTTCTGAAAGTGTCAGAACGGTTGCCAGTTATTATGCCGACGCTGGCGCATCAACTGTACGAAACGATACAACGATCTATCATATCATAGACCGCTCAGGCAGTATGGACGATGACGGCAACGGATGCACAGTCGCGGGTTTATATAATCCGACAGACTGTACGAATAACGGCGGTGTGTGGGGTCCTCAGCCGATGATATTTGCCAGAGAAGCGGCAAAGTCTTTTATCAATGAAATGGATCCCGCTTACGACAAAATCGGCGTAGTGCATTATGACGATGTTGCCGGATGTGATTTTATCGCTTCTGCTGATTTATCAGCTGCTCGAGTTGCTGTAGATACGGTTCCGGACCCGGACGGCGGTTATACTAATATCGGTGATGCGATTGCTCTGGCAACAAGTAATATTGTCACATATGCACCAGGTACAGATATAAAGGTGGAAATTATGCTGACAGACGGGGTTACTAACCGACCAAATAATGAGACATACGCCGAACAGTTTGCATTGGATCAGGCAAATATTGCCGACAGCAACGGTATACTAATATTTGCCATTGGACTGGGTAGTAGTGTCAATGAAGATTTTTTAAGAAATGATATAGCTACAGACCCTACTATGTATTTCTACGCGCCTTCGCCGGAAGATTTAGAAGGTATTTATAACCAAATTGCCAACATCATTCTTTCCTACAACATCAGCCAAGACGGCTGGATAGAGGAATAG
- a CDS encoding type II secretion system protein, producing MNKLKKQPGFTVIEVLIVIIAISLIAGVAVISLSKGKTGAQAVTEAEKVAQIIRDAQARSQSAETGRAWAVRCNGNSVDLMAINPESISETYSFPERFTCSASDDIIFDKLTGIPSQDLDLFIRLDGANSSRIEVRVPGTVKISSL from the coding sequence ATGAACAAACTAAAAAAACAACCCGGGTTTACTGTAATTGAAGTATTGATTGTTATTATCGCGATCAGCCTGATTGCCGGTGTGGCTGTAATTTCATTATCAAAGGGAAAAACAGGAGCGCAGGCTGTAACGGAAGCGGAAAAAGTCGCCCAGATTATCCGAGATGCTCAAGCGCGATCACAGTCGGCGGAAACAGGTCGCGCATGGGCGGTTCGATGTAACGGCAACTCAGTTGATTTAATGGCAATTAATCCGGAATCAATATCTGAAACATACAGCTTCCCGGAAAGATTTACGTGTTCTGCAAGCGATGACATTATTTTTGATAAACTAACCGGTATCCCGAGTCAGGATTTGGATTTATTCATCCGTCTTGATGGTGCTAATAGTTCGCGCATTGAAGTCAGAGTGCCAGGAACTGTTAAAATATCATCTTTATGA